The following proteins are encoded in a genomic region of Oncorhynchus keta strain PuntledgeMale-10-30-2019 chromosome 35, Oket_V2, whole genome shotgun sequence:
- the LOC118375204 gene encoding arginase-2, mitochondrial-like isoform X4, giving the protein MALRGSLRRLLRTQLNNTCQSRAHSVAVLGAPFSKGQKRRGVEHGPKAIRDAGLIERLSNLDYPVHDFGDLSFQYLEKDEPYMHVPFPRTVGRANKLLSGAVSNAVGAGHTTVMLGGDHSLAIGSVEGHARQCPDLCLIWVDAHADINTPLTSPSGNLHGQSVAFMLKELQNKMPELPGFSWMKPFLSAKDLVYIGLRDVDPGEYDILKDLGVQYFTMRDIDRLGIQRVMEVTFDHLLSRKQRPIHLSFDIDAMDPSLAPATGTPVNGGLTYREGIWITEEIHNTGMLGL; this is encoded by the exons ATGGCTTTAAGAGGGTCTCTGCGTCGTCTTCTACGGACTCAACTCAACAATACCTGTCAGAGCAGAGCGCATTCTGTGGCTGTTTTAGGAGCACCATTCTCAAAAGGACAG AAAAGAAGAGGGGTGGAACATGGACCCAAAGCCATCAGGGATGCCGGTCTGATCGAGAGGCTTTCAAATCTGG ATTACCCAGTGCATGACTTTGGAGACCTGAGCTTCCAGTATCTGGAGAAGGACGAGCCCTACATGCACGTCCCCTTCCCTCGCACTGTGGGCAGAGCTAACAAACTGCTGTCAGGGGCCGTCAGCAACGCGGTGGGAGCCGGACACACTACCGTCATGCTGGGAGGAGACCACAG CCTGGCCATTGGTTCAGTGGAAGGCCACGCCCGGCAGTGTCCTGACCTGTGTCTGATCTGGGTCGACGCCCACGCCGACATAAACACGCCCCTCACCTCGCCCTCAGGGAACCTGCACGGACAGTCGGTTGCCTTTATGCTGAAAGAGCTGCAGAACAAG ATGCCAGAGCTGCCAGGGTTCAGCTGGATGAAGCCCTTCCTGTCGGCTAAGGACCTGGTCTACATTGGCCTGAGAGACGTCGACCCTGGAGAGTA cGACATCCTGAAAGACTTGGGTGTCCAGTACTTCACAATGAGAGACATCGACAGGCTCGGCATCCAGAGAGTCATGGAAGTCACTTTCGACCACCTCTTGTCAAG GAAGCAGCGGCCGATCCATCTGAGTTTTGACATTGACGCGATGGACCCGTCTTTGGCCCCGGCCACAGGAACACCAGTAAACGGAGGACTGACCTACAGAGAAGGAATCTGGATCACAGAGGAGATTcacaacacag gtatgttagggctataa
- the LOC118375204 gene encoding arginase-2, mitochondrial-like isoform X1, whose product MALRGSLRRLLRTQLNNTCQSRAHSVAVLGAPFSKGQKRRGVEHGPKAIRDAGLIERLSNLDYPVHDFGDLSFQYLEKDEPYMHVPFPRTVGRANKLLSGAVSNAVGAGHTTVMLGGDHSLAIGSVEGHARQCPDLCLIWVDAHADINTPLTSPSGNLHGQSVAFMLKELQNKMPELPGFSWMKPFLSAKDLVYIGLRDVDPGEYDILKDLGVQYFTMRDIDRLGIQRVMEVTFDHLLSRKQRPIHLSFDIDAMDPSLAPATGTPVNGGLTYREGIWITEEIHNTGLLSVMDLVEVNPALGASREAVASTASMAVDVIASSLGQTREGGPITQESQTLKDDTEQLRL is encoded by the exons ATGGCTTTAAGAGGGTCTCTGCGTCGTCTTCTACGGACTCAACTCAACAATACCTGTCAGAGCAGAGCGCATTCTGTGGCTGTTTTAGGAGCACCATTCTCAAAAGGACAG AAAAGAAGAGGGGTGGAACATGGACCCAAAGCCATCAGGGATGCCGGTCTGATCGAGAGGCTTTCAAATCTGG ATTACCCAGTGCATGACTTTGGAGACCTGAGCTTCCAGTATCTGGAGAAGGACGAGCCCTACATGCACGTCCCCTTCCCTCGCACTGTGGGCAGAGCTAACAAACTGCTGTCAGGGGCCGTCAGCAACGCGGTGGGAGCCGGACACACTACCGTCATGCTGGGAGGAGACCACAG CCTGGCCATTGGTTCAGTGGAAGGCCACGCCCGGCAGTGTCCTGACCTGTGTCTGATCTGGGTCGACGCCCACGCCGACATAAACACGCCCCTCACCTCGCCCTCAGGGAACCTGCACGGACAGTCGGTTGCCTTTATGCTGAAAGAGCTGCAGAACAAG ATGCCAGAGCTGCCAGGGTTCAGCTGGATGAAGCCCTTCCTGTCGGCTAAGGACCTGGTCTACATTGGCCTGAGAGACGTCGACCCTGGAGAGTA cGACATCCTGAAAGACTTGGGTGTCCAGTACTTCACAATGAGAGACATCGACAGGCTCGGCATCCAGAGAGTCATGGAAGTCACTTTCGACCACCTCTTGTCAAG GAAGCAGCGGCCGATCCATCTGAGTTTTGACATTGACGCGATGGACCCGTCTTTGGCCCCGGCCACAGGAACACCAGTAAACGGAGGACTGACCTACAGAGAAGGAATCTGGATCACAGAGGAGATTcacaacacag GGTTGTTGTCGGTGATGGACCTTGTTGAGGTCAACCCAGCCCTGGGGGCGAGTCGTGAGGCGGTGGCGAGCACCGCTTCCATGGCGGTGGACGTCATCGCATCATCCCTGGGCCAGACCCGCGAGGGAGGTCCCATCACCCAGGAGTCGCAAACACTCAAAGACGACACGGAACAGCTTCGACTCTAG